From Peromyscus eremicus chromosome 3, PerEre_H2_v1, whole genome shotgun sequence, one genomic window encodes:
- the Paxip1 gene encoding PAX-interacting protein 1, producing MSEPAPEVPEDLFREVKYYAVGDIDPQVIRLLKAGKAKEVSYNALASHIISEDGDNPEVGEAREVFDLPVVKPSWVTLSVQCGALLPVNGFSPESCQIFFGLTACLSQVSSEDRSALWALITFHGGNCQLNLNKKCTHLIVPEPKGEKYERAVKRASIKIVTPDWVLDCVSEKSRKEEAFYHPRLIIYEEEEEEEEEEGDNEEQDSQNEGSTEEKSSAASSPEASPADQPFSPKPRAEVSKGELMFDDSSDSSPEKQERSLNWAPAEAPPLTTAQRRLPQGKGPGLINLCANVPPVPGDILPPDIRGNLMAAGQNLQSSERSEMLGTWSPAVRTLRNITNNADIQQISRPSNVAHILQSLSAPTKNLEQQVAHGQQGHPTASAVLFGQSKGAPETHMLQQHHPPQQPPQQHPVLHLQPQIMQLQQQQQQQQQPQPQPQPYPQPPSHQFPQQVHQHQFSQQQLQFPQQPLHPQQLHRPQQQLQSFQQQHALQQQLHQLQQQQLQQHQLAQLQQQQQQQQQQHNLLQQQQHQQQQLQRLHQQQQQQQQQQQQQQQQQMQNQATHLSQTSQALQHQVPPQQPLQLPLQPPPQQQQQQQQQQQQQLFGHDPAVEIPEEGFLLGCVFAIADYPEQMSDKQLLATWKRIIQAHGGTVDPTFTSRCTHLLCESQVSSMYAQALRERKRCVTAHWLNTVLKKKKLVPPHRALHFPVAFPPGGKPCSQHIISVTGFVDNDRDDLKLMAYLAGAKYTGYLCRSNTVLICKEPSGLKYEKAKEWRIPCVNAQWLGDILLGNLEALRQVQYGRYTAFNLPDPFAPTPHLVLSLLDAWRVPVKVTAELLMGVRLPPKLKPNEVANIQPSSKRARIEDLPPPTKKLTPELTPYVLFTGFEPVQVQQYIKKLYILGGEVAESTKKCTHLIASKVTRTVKFLTAISVVKHIVTPEWLEECFKCQKFIDEQNYVLRDAEAEVLFSFSLEESLKRAHVSPLFKTKYFYITPGICPSLATMKAIVECAGGKVLAKQPSFRKLMEHRQNKSLSEIILISCENDLHLCREYFARGIDVHNAEFVLTGVLTQTLDYESYKFN from the exons GTGTCGTCTGAGGACAGAAGTGCCCTGTGGGCCTTGATTACTTTCCACGGGGGCAATTGCCAGCTGAACCTCAACAAGAAGTGCACACATTTGATTGTTCCAGAGCCAAAGGGG GAGAAATACGAGCGTGCTGTCAAGAGGGCAAGTATTAAGATTGTCACCCCTGACTGGGTCCTGGACTGTGTGTCTGagaagagcaggaaggaggaggcCTTCTACCATCCGCGTCTGATCATctatgaggaggaggaagaggaggaggaggaggagggagacaacGAAGAGCAGGACTCTCAGAACGAGGGCAGCACCGAGGAGAAGTCGAGTGCGGCCAGCTCTCCAGAAGCCTCTCCTGCTGACCAACCGTTCTCTCCCAAGCCCAGAGCTGAGGTGTCTAAAGGGGAGTTGATGTTTGATGACTCTTCTGATTCATCCCCTGAAAAGCAGGAGCGGAGCTTGAACTGGGCCCCTGCTGAAGCCCCACCACTCACCACGGCCCAGCGCAGGCTGCCTCAGGGAAAAGGGCCAGGACTTATTAACCTGTGTGCCAATGTCCCACCTGTCCCCGGGGACATCCTGCCTCCTGACATTCGGGGTAACTTGATGGCTGCTGGACAAAACCTCCAGAGTTCTGAGCGATCAGAAATGCTAGGGACCTGGAGCCCAGCTGTCCGGACGTTGCGAAACATCACAAACAACGCCGACATCCAGCAGATCAGCCGACCATCCAATGTTGCACAC atcTTACAGTCCCTTTCAGCACCCACAAAAAACCTAGAGCAGCAGGTGGCGCATGGCCAACAGGGACACCCCACTGCCAGTGCTGTGCTATTTGGCCAGTCTAAAGGCGCTCCCGAGACACACATGTTGCAACAGCACCATCCTCCCCAGCAGCCACCGCAGCAACACCCAGTCCTGCATCTTCAGCCCCAGATCATGcagctccagcagcagcagcagcaacagcaacagccacagccacagccacagccttaCCCCCAGCCGCCATCACATCAGTTCCCTCAGCAAGTCCATCAGCATCAGTTTTCGCAGCAGCAGCTCCAGTTTCCACAGCAACCATTACACCCTCAGCAGCTGCATCGCCCTCAACAGCAGCTGCAGTCATTTCAGCAGCAGCATGCCCTGCAGCAGCAGCTCCatcagctgcagcagcagcagctccagcaACACCAGTTAGCACAGctccagcagcagcaacagcagcagcaacaacagcacaaccttctccagcagcagcagcaccagcagcagcagctccagcgcctgcaccagcagcagcagcagcaacaacagcagcagcagcagcagcagcagcaacagatgCAGAATCAAGCAACACACTTGAGCCAAACATCCCAGGCACTACAGCACCAGGTTCCACCCCAGCAGCCCCTGCAGCTGCCCCTGCAGCCCCcacctcagcagcagcagcagcagcagcagcagcagcagcagcagctttttGGACATGATCCGGCAGTGGAGA TTCCAGAAGAAGGCTTCTTGCTAGGATGTGTATTTGCGATTGCGGACTATCCCGAGCAGATGTCGGATAAGCAGCTGCTGGCCACCTGGAAAAGG ATAATCCAGGCACATGGTGGCACTGTGGACCCCACATTCACAAGCCGATGCACACACCTTCTCTGCGAGAGCCAAGTCAGTAGTATGTATGCCCAG GCCCTACGGGAGAGGAAGCGGTGCGTCACCGCGCACTGGCTCAACACAGTcctgaagaagaagaaactggTGCCACCCCATCGAGCCCTGCATTTCCCTGTGGCATTCCCACCTGGGGGCAAACCCTGTTCACAGCAT ATTATCTCTGTGACTGGATTTGTTGACAATGACAGAGATGACCTGAAGTTAATGGCGTACCTGGCAGGTGCCAAGTACACAGGGTACCTGTGCCGTAGCAACACGGTCCTCATCTGTAAAGA ACCAAGCGGTTTGAAGTACGAGAAGGCCAAAGAGTGGCGGATCCCGTGTGTGAATGCGCAGTGGCTGGGGGACATTCTGCTGGGGAACCTGGAGGCCCTGCGGCAGGTGCAGTACGGCCGCTACACCGCCTTCAACCTGCCGGACCCCTTCGCGCCCACTCCGCACCTGGTCTTGAGTCTTCTAG ATGCGTGGAGGGTCCCAGTGAAGGTGACTGCGGAGCTCTTGATG GGTGTAAGATTACCCCCTAAGCTGAAGCCAAATGAGGTTGCCAACATCCAGCCTTCTTCTAAAAGAGCCAG AATCGAAGACCTGCCACCTCCTACTAAGAAGCTGACTCCGGAGCTGACGCCTTATGTGCTCTTCACTGGATTTGAGCCTGTTCAAGTTCAGCAGTACATTAAG AAGCTGTACATCCTGGGTGGGGAAGTTGCTGAGTCCACAAAGAAGTGTACCCACCTCATCGCCAGCAAGGTGACGCGCACCGTGAAGTTCCTGACGGCCATCTCTGTGGTGAAACACATCGTGACTCCCGAGTGGCTGGAGGAGTGCTTCAAGTGCCAGAAGTTCATTG ATGAGCAGAACTATGTCCTGCGAGATGCTGAGgcagaagtgctcttttctttcaGTCTGGAAGAGTCCTTAAAGCGAGCCCACGTTTCTCCCCTCTTTAAG ACCAAGTATTTCTACATCACCCCTGGCATCTGCCCGAGCCTTGCGACAATGAAGGCGATTGTGGAGTGCGCAGGGGGGAAGGTGTTAGCTAAGCAGCCGTCCTTCCGGAAGCTCATGGAGCACAGGCAGAATAAG AGTCTGTCAGAGATCATTCTAATATCCTGTGAGAATGACCTGCACTTATGTCGAGAGTACTTTGCCAGAGGAATAG ATGTGCACAATGCGGAGTTTGTTCTGACAGGAGTGCTCACACAGACACTGGACTACGAATCATAT aAATTTAACTGA